From the Lysobacterales bacterium genome, one window contains:
- a CDS encoding SLC13 family permease — protein sequence MTPEAWITLALLALAVLLFVSEKLPVDVVGIGVLSVLLLAGIVSPAEGFAGFSGSATLTVAAMFVLSAGLSETGVLERAARLLSRSGEWPWLLLLVMMLLVGAISAFMNNTAAVAIFLPLVLASARLRKIAPSKLLIPLSYAAQFGGVCTLIGTSTNILVSQIAETQGARAFTMFELGQVGLPLTLAGIVFVVLFERWLLPNHPDRSLGDSYGIGDYVTDLRVRASSPLIDLTLRESRFAEDNGVTVIELLRDRRRLWSRRADAIRAGDVIRVAAPLDKLNALRAQPGLEIDAEFQMSAGERPNDGVMLEVLIAPHSRLHGRPLSALVTELGSGALVVAVRHRDQVARGAALDQMLLASGDALLMLVDDTGLETIRARPEFIVLKEWQTRKSSRLRALWSLTIMVAVVTLAALEWVPIQVGALAGAALMVATRCLTREQAYRSIEWPVIILLAALIPLGTAMEKHGLASGAAQIVMQMIGEHGPLAALAAVYLATAVLTEFMSNNAAAVLLAPIAISTAQALGVDPMPFLIAVTVAASTAFATPVGYQTNTMVYQAGNYRFADFARIGIPLNVLFFMLSLWLIPRYWPF from the coding sequence ATGACCCCAGAAGCCTGGATCACCCTCGCCTTGCTGGCGCTCGCCGTGCTGCTGTTCGTCTCGGAAAAGCTGCCGGTCGACGTCGTCGGCATCGGCGTGCTGTCGGTGCTTCTCCTCGCCGGCATCGTCAGCCCGGCCGAAGGCTTCGCCGGCTTCAGCGGCAGCGCCACGCTCACCGTCGCGGCCATGTTCGTGCTGTCGGCCGGACTGAGCGAGACCGGCGTGCTCGAGCGCGCCGCACGACTGCTCTCGCGCTCGGGCGAATGGCCATGGCTGCTGCTCCTGGTGATGATGTTGCTGGTCGGCGCGATCTCGGCGTTCATGAACAACACCGCTGCGGTGGCGATCTTCCTGCCGCTGGTGCTGGCGTCGGCGCGCCTGCGCAAGATCGCGCCGTCGAAACTGCTGATTCCGCTGTCTTATGCTGCACAGTTCGGCGGTGTGTGCACATTGATCGGCACGTCGACCAACATCCTCGTCAGCCAAATCGCGGAAACCCAGGGCGCACGCGCCTTCACGATGTTCGAACTGGGCCAGGTCGGGTTGCCGCTGACGCTCGCGGGCATCGTGTTCGTGGTCCTGTTCGAACGCTGGCTGCTGCCGAACCATCCTGATCGCAGCCTCGGCGACAGCTACGGCATCGGCGACTACGTGACCGACCTGCGCGTTCGCGCGAGTTCACCGCTGATCGACCTGACCTTGCGCGAATCACGCTTCGCCGAGGACAATGGCGTGACGGTGATCGAACTGCTGCGCGACCGCCGTCGCCTGTGGTCGCGACGCGCCGACGCGATTCGCGCAGGCGACGTGATCCGCGTGGCCGCGCCGCTGGACAAGCTCAACGCGTTGCGCGCGCAGCCAGGGCTGGAGATCGACGCCGAGTTCCAGATGAGCGCCGGCGAGCGTCCGAATGACGGCGTCATGCTGGAAGTGCTGATCGCCCCGCACTCGCGACTGCATGGACGCCCGCTGTCGGCATTGGTCACCGAACTCGGCAGTGGCGCGCTCGTCGTCGCCGTACGTCATCGCGACCAGGTCGCGCGCGGGGCGGCCCTGGACCAGATGCTGCTCGCCTCGGGCGACGCGCTGCTGATGCTGGTGGACGACACCGGACTGGAAACCATCCGCGCCCGCCCGGAATTCATCGTCCTGAAGGAGTGGCAGACGCGCAAGTCGAGCCGGCTGCGCGCACTGTGGTCATTGACGATCATGGTCGCGGTGGTGACGCTGGCGGCGCTCGAATGGGTGCCGATCCAGGTCGGCGCCCTCGCCGGCGCCGCGCTGATGGTGGCGACACGTTGCCTCACGCGCGAACAGGCCTATCGCAGCATCGAGTGGCCGGTGATCATCCTCCTCGCGGCGCTGATTCCGCTCGGCACGGCGATGGAGAAGCATGGCCTCGCCAGCGGCGCCGCGCAGATCGTGATGCAGATGATCGGCGAGCATGGACCTCTGGCGGCACTGGCTGCGGTCTATCTGGCTACCGCTGTCCTGACCGAATTCATGAGCAACAATGCCGCGGCGGTGCTGCTCGCGCCGATCGCGATCTCGACTGCGCAGGCCCTTGGCGTCGACCCGATGCCGTTCCTGATCGCGGTAACGGTCGCGGCGTCCACGGCCTTCGCCACGCCGGTCGGGTACCAGACCAACACCATGGTCTACCAGGCCGGAAACTACCGGTTCGCCGACTTCGCGCGCATCGGCATTCCGCTGAATGTGCTCTTCTTCATGCTCAGCCTATGGCTGATTCCGCGATACTGGCCCTTCTGA